One Antarctobacter heliothermus DNA segment encodes these proteins:
- the gspM gene encoding type II secretion system protein GspM, whose product MTRALVEQMLRLTGRERALLLVMCLVLACGAAAGLLWPLLERRAAAQAALDEARAVDVWVAARVRDSEVLRSATGPGAAAPIGLAAVQRSLEGAGLIKNVTTLSAQRGDGIEMRFNAVSFDRLIAWLTQVEPLWGYRFAAFRIERGTEDGLVSAVIEVVPQVPSGQ is encoded by the coding sequence ATGACGCGCGCGCTGGTTGAACAGATGTTGAGGTTGACGGGGCGAGAGCGGGCGCTGTTGCTGGTGATGTGTCTTGTCCTCGCCTGCGGCGCGGCGGCGGGTCTGCTCTGGCCCTTGCTGGAGCGGCGGGCAGCGGCGCAGGCGGCACTGGATGAGGCGCGGGCCGTTGACGTCTGGGTCGCGGCGCGGGTCAGGGATTCCGAGGTACTGCGCTCTGCCACCGGTCCCGGCGCGGCCGCGCCCATCGGGCTTGCGGCGGTGCAGCGCAGCCTGGAAGGCGCGGGATTGATCAAGAACGTGACAACGCTTTCGGCACAGCGCGGGGACGGGATCGAGATGCGGTTCAACGCAGTCAGTTTTGACCGGCTGATCGCCTGGCTGACCCAGGTAGAGCCGTTGTGGGGTTATCGCTTTGCCGCTTTCCGCATAGAGCGGGGGACCGAAGACGGGCTGGTTTCGGCGGTGATCGAGGTGGTGCCGCAAGTTCCATCAGGGCAATGA
- the gspL gene encoding type II secretion system protein GspL, whose protein sequence is MATAPITEPAPRGRYVALVPGEEVPVVTLDLPKGLRGRGREQVAQRQLADMLGADAATLQLRPFAPEGMAETWSKVMVAERGQIAAWRGQSGRRCAAVLPDYLALPVAEGMWTVAGTPDRVRVRFGPGDGATTTEGALCLQAARLVAAGEIPQQVLRYGAPLPSFEGWLQQVGIPLETDPDRTGSAPLRAFSRGELTLDLRADPQAARTRLRRQVRAWQWPVLTGAAAAALWATTQLTVIHAVNEETATVTARALQATRQHFVPSGPILDIRVQVARVLADERAALRASSDEASPLDLFADAAPVLSGAGADLQTVAWEPAGGMRVVLKADDFEAVDALVDALAADGLRVIVRDARLAEDTGRVTADLELGLPENGG, encoded by the coding sequence TTGGCAACGGCCCCGATCACGGAACCGGCCCCGCGTGGCCGCTATGTGGCGCTGGTGCCGGGCGAAGAGGTGCCAGTGGTGACGCTGGACCTGCCAAAGGGATTGCGCGGTCGCGGGCGTGAACAGGTCGCCCAACGGCAACTGGCCGACATGCTGGGCGCGGACGCCGCGACGCTGCAACTGCGGCCCTTCGCGCCCGAGGGCATGGCCGAAACCTGGTCCAAGGTCATGGTCGCAGAGCGCGGGCAGATCGCAGCGTGGCGCGGGCAGTCCGGACGGCGCTGTGCGGCGGTGTTGCCCGACTACCTTGCGCTGCCGGTGGCCGAGGGGATGTGGACAGTCGCAGGCACGCCCGACCGGGTGCGCGTGCGGTTTGGCCCCGGCGATGGCGCGACGACCACTGAAGGCGCGCTGTGCCTGCAGGCGGCGCGACTGGTTGCAGCGGGCGAGATCCCCCAACAGGTCTTGCGGTACGGAGCGCCTCTGCCGTCCTTCGAGGGGTGGTTGCAGCAGGTCGGCATTCCACTAGAGACCGATCCGGACAGGACCGGGTCCGCGCCGTTGCGGGCCTTTTCACGCGGGGAATTGACGCTGGATTTGCGTGCCGATCCGCAGGCCGCGCGCACGCGTTTGCGGCGGCAGGTTCGGGCGTGGCAATGGCCTGTGTTGACGGGGGCGGCGGCGGCGGCGCTTTGGGCTACCACGCAACTGACGGTGATCCATGCGGTGAACGAAGAGACTGCGACCGTGACGGCGCGCGCGCTACAGGCGACGCGACAGCATTTTGTCCCCTCTGGCCCGATCCTCGACATCAGGGTGCAGGTGGCGCGGGTTCTGGCGGATGAGCGCGCCGCCCTGCGCGCCAGCAGCGATGAGGCGTCGCCGCTTGATCTGTTCGCCGATGCGGCACCTGTGTTGTCTGGCGCTGGTGCTGACCTGCAAACGGTTGCCTGGGAGCCAGCGGGCGGGATGCGGGTGGTCTTGAAGGCGGATGATTTCGAGGCGGTCGATGCGCTGGTTGACGCGTTGGCCGCAGACGGACTGCGCGTGATCGTGCGTGACGCTCGGTTGGCCGAGGACACTGGCCGCGTGACAGCCGATCTGGAACTTGGCCTGCCGGAGAATGGCGGATGA
- the gspK gene encoding type II secretion system minor pseudopilin GspK, whose amino-acid sequence MRAQRGFILVNALVLVGALAAAAAVLLIRAEMSVQRQAAWQGAAQIDAYLDAFEALAITVLEADPAGGPDTTTEGWAQPIVAVDLDRGAVTGTIEDLQGRFNVNWLAIPDDLGAQEGFARLLAGLGMPPELGTQIAGFLSPGGPLNVDAYSGLDPATRPRGGPLLDTRQLLGMPGLSRAQFDRLEPLIAALPSDTRLNVNTATPEVLAVWLPGMTAERAQRLVARRTRAPFTSVQDFLLELSPAVAAELDDTRISIGSEWFLARASARLDGRVASRRVVLSRHPLPVGVLVDYRLPDD is encoded by the coding sequence ATGAGGGCGCAACGCGGCTTTATTCTGGTCAATGCACTGGTTCTGGTGGGGGCGCTGGCGGCGGCGGCGGCGGTGCTGCTGATCCGCGCCGAAATGAGCGTTCAGCGGCAGGCCGCATGGCAAGGCGCGGCGCAGATCGACGCCTATCTGGACGCGTTCGAGGCCTTGGCGATAACCGTGCTTGAGGCGGACCCCGCCGGGGGACCGGACACGACGACCGAAGGCTGGGCGCAGCCGATTGTCGCCGTCGATCTGGACCGCGGTGCCGTCACCGGGACTATCGAGGATTTGCAAGGGCGTTTTAACGTGAACTGGCTGGCGATCCCGGATGACCTTGGCGCGCAAGAGGGGTTTGCCCGTCTGCTGGCCGGACTGGGCATGCCGCCAGAACTGGGCACACAAATCGCAGGGTTTCTATCTCCGGGCGGGCCTCTGAATGTTGATGCCTATTCGGGTTTGGACCCTGCCACCCGGCCGCGTGGCGGGCCGCTGCTGGACACCCGCCAACTGCTGGGGATGCCGGGCCTGTCGCGGGCACAGTTCGACCGGCTGGAGCCATTGATCGCGGCGCTGCCCAGCGACACCCGGTTGAACGTCAATACCGCCACGCCTGAAGTGCTGGCTGTCTGGCTGCCCGGCATGACGGCCGAACGGGCGCAGCGTCTTGTGGCGCGCCGCACTCGCGCGCCGTTCACGTCGGTGCAAGATTTCCTGCTGGAGCTGTCCCCCGCCGTTGCTGCCGAACTTGATGACACGCGGATTTCTATCGGATCAGAGTGGTTTCTGGCCCGCGCCTCTGCCCGGCTGGACGGGCGGGTTGCTTCGCGGCGTGTGGTGTTGTCGCGGCATCCGCTTCCTGTTGGCGTGTTGGTCGACTATCGTTTGCCGGATGATTGA
- a CDS encoding type II secretion system protein GspJ, whose protein sequence is MMVRGDRGLSLIELVVAMALFALVAVMGVQTLSGTIRSRDVLTARDDRDQSLGVTLALLRSDLDHVAPLLFFPPASPPQSALYQGASEGQIGLTIAAPAGADAPFQRAEWRLDREAGVLSRRYWPVTTPARDSLRTPARDLLDGVQALRLRSYWTGYGWIEGTGADLFVNAPPPGAADGDTAFALVANTYSDTLPAAIEITLVIDGLGDIRLIEVLQ, encoded by the coding sequence ATGATGGTGCGGGGCGACAGGGGGCTTTCGCTGATCGAACTGGTCGTTGCGATGGCGCTGTTTGCGCTGGTTGCCGTGATGGGGGTGCAGACCCTCAGCGGGACGATCCGCAGCCGGGATGTTCTGACCGCCCGCGATGACCGGGATCAAAGCCTTGGGGTGACGCTTGCGCTGCTCCGGTCCGATTTGGACCATGTTGCGCCGTTGCTGTTTTTTCCGCCTGCCAGCCCGCCGCAATCGGCGCTGTATCAGGGCGCGTCGGAGGGGCAGATTGGGCTGACCATTGCCGCACCAGCCGGGGCCGATGCGCCGTTCCAACGCGCGGAATGGCGGCTGGACCGTGAGGCTGGCGTTCTGTCGCGCCGCTACTGGCCGGTCACAACCCCGGCTCGAGACAGTCTACGCACCCCTGCGCGGGACTTGCTGGACGGGGTTCAGGCTCTGCGCCTGCGTAGCTACTGGACGGGATACGGCTGGATTGAGGGGACCGGCGCAGACCTGTTCGTCAATGCCCCGCCGCCCGGCGCTGCGGACGGTGACACCGCCTTTGCATTGGTCGCCAACACCTATTCCGACACGCTGCCCGCCGCGATCGAGATCACTCTGGTGATCGACGGGCTGGGAGACATCCGCCTCATCGAGGTACTGCAATGA
- a CDS encoding type IV pilus modification PilV family protein, giving the protein MQRPVTPSPDLPRGLTLLELVIAIAILSLGTLATLNAIGQARTTLGGATPRLLAQLAAENRAEELRLPDSGPLPATVTLGPYSFDIDTRLRTTAAGLTRADVSVTSRGGPGATLVTVLPPTRVP; this is encoded by the coding sequence ATGCAGCGCCCAGTGACCCCTTCGCCCGATCTCCCCAGAGGGCTGACCCTGCTGGAACTGGTGATCGCCATTGCCATCTTGTCGCTGGGTACACTGGCGACACTGAACGCCATCGGTCAGGCGCGCACCACGCTGGGCGGGGCAACGCCGCGTCTGTTGGCGCAACTGGCCGCAGAGAACCGGGCCGAGGAACTGCGCCTGCCCGACAGCGGCCCGCTGCCCGCGACGGTCACTCTTGGTCCCTACAGCTTTGACATTGATACGCGCCTGCGGACCACTGCCGCCGGATTGACCCGCGCCGATGTCAGCGTGACCTCCCGTGGTGGTCCGGGCGCGACGCTGGTGACCGTGCTGCCTCCGACGCGGGTGCCATGA
- a CDS encoding type II secretion system protein encodes MDAGVAPRDAGFSLLELMVSVAVLAVLAVGAGLATGSAVSPAARDAERFRRAHDQNWALAILGREQRGLSVTPDALALTRKGENGWNTGARLYDWSGQAQFSASGPLPDPGTPDIVFRSDGTSTAFALVFSSRRGAAWRCASDGWSKLTCSAQ; translated from the coding sequence GTGGACGCAGGGGTAGCGCCGCGTGACGCGGGCTTCAGCCTGCTGGAGCTGATGGTTTCGGTCGCCGTACTGGCTGTGTTGGCGGTGGGGGCTGGGCTGGCCACCGGGTCTGCCGTGTCACCCGCCGCGCGCGATGCGGAGCGGTTTCGCCGTGCGCATGACCAGAACTGGGCGTTGGCTATCCTAGGACGAGAGCAACGCGGTCTGTCCGTCACACCAGATGCGTTGGCCCTGACCCGCAAGGGCGAGAACGGCTGGAACACCGGCGCGCGGCTCTATGATTGGAGTGGGCAGGCGCAGTTTTCGGCGTCAGGCCCGCTACCGGACCCCGGCACGCCGGACATCGTGTTCCGGTCTGACGGCACCAGCACCGCCTTCGCGCTGGTCTTCAGCAGCAGACGCGGCGCGGCATGGCGGTGTGCCTCTGATGGGTGGAGCAAGTTGACATGCAGCGCCCAGTGA
- the gspG gene encoding type II secretion system major pseudopilin GspG, protein MSQTKQAAPRRAADAGFSLLELMVVVVILSILALVIVPRVIDRPDQARAARAQSDIAAVQAAINLYRLDNFRYPTTDQGLEALVTRPSTEPVPQNWASGGYMDRVPQDPWGRPYQYLQPGVHGDFDVFTYGADGVPGGTGADADIGSWTQG, encoded by the coding sequence ATGTCACAAACAAAACAAGCCGCGCCGCGCCGTGCCGCCGACGCCGGCTTTTCGTTGCTCGAACTGATGGTGGTCGTGGTGATCCTGTCGATCCTTGCGCTGGTCATCGTGCCGCGCGTCATCGACCGCCCGGATCAGGCTCGCGCCGCCCGAGCGCAATCGGACATTGCAGCGGTGCAGGCGGCCATCAATCTCTACCGACTGGACAATTTTCGGTATCCCACCACCGATCAGGGGCTAGAGGCGCTGGTGACCCGTCCCAGCACCGAACCCGTACCGCAGAACTGGGCGTCGGGTGGCTATATGGACCGGGTGCCGCAGGATCCGTGGGGGCGGCCCTATCAATATCTGCAACCGGGGGTTCACGGCGATTTTGACGTGTTTACCTATGGCGCGGACGGGGTGCCCGGCGGCACCGGGGCGGATGCGGACATCGGGTCGTGGACGCAGGGGTAG
- a CDS encoding prepilin peptidase, with product MTALPTLLLLLLAPAIGSFLAVLVDRLPRGEDVVARPSHCRSCGARLGWRELVPLLSYPIQRGRCRHCGTAFPGWLWLMEVAALGLAVLALLRGGSDWQVWCSAGLLWLLLALAVCDLIWFRLPDALTAALAALCLGAALAQGVFVQALAGGLLGMGSFLALRLGYKALRRREGLGLGDVKLMAGLGALTGPFDLPLLVLVAAVGALCVTFALHRTLKGDLALPFGSALSGAGALLWLFEKTLL from the coding sequence ATGACAGCCTTGCCGACGCTCTTGCTGTTGCTTCTTGCCCCGGCGATCGGATCGTTTCTGGCTGTGCTGGTCGACCGACTGCCGCGCGGCGAGGACGTGGTGGCGCGGCCCTCGCACTGCCGGAGTTGTGGCGCGCGACTGGGGTGGCGCGAACTGGTGCCGCTGCTGTCCTATCCTATTCAACGGGGGCGTTGCCGCCATTGCGGCACAGCATTTCCCGGCTGGCTCTGGCTGATGGAAGTCGCAGCTCTGGGGCTGGCGGTATTGGCACTGTTGCGCGGCGGGTCCGATTGGCAGGTCTGGTGTTCTGCCGGTTTGTTGTGGCTGCTGCTGGCACTGGCAGTCTGCGATCTGATCTGGTTCCGCCTACCCGATGCGCTGACCGCCGCGCTGGCAGCGTTGTGCCTTGGCGCAGCACTGGCGCAGGGCGTGTTCGTTCAGGCGCTGGCGGGTGGCCTATTGGGAATGGGCAGTTTTTTGGCCCTTCGCCTTGGCTACAAGGCATTGCGCAGGCGCGAGGGGCTGGGTCTGGGGGATGTGAAGTTGATGGCCGGCCTTGGTGCCCTGACCGGCCCGTTTGATCTGCCCTTGCTGGTTCTGGTCGCGGCCGTGGGGGCGCTATGCGTCACCTTTGCCCTCCACCGGACTCTGAAAGGCGACCTTGCTCTGCCGTTTGGCTCGGCCCTGTCTGGTGCGGGTGCGCTGCTCTGGCTGTTTGAAAAAACCTTGCTGTGA
- a CDS encoding tetratricopeptide repeat protein: MTSLFRPFATLLLASATAFAPLPLIAQDVADPPAETLDVPEMAAIERAWAAGDFVTVRQGLKALAEDPGTALAQYRYGRVLIEGRGGPRDPAGAALWLDKAVQQNHVEAATLLARIYLSDVAGGPGRDAAKAADLLTRAATRGDASAQYLLGLLYQNGQGVARDQDAAFNWLLAAAEQRHAMAQFSLAAVQFENNDQVEGLRWLRAAAGEGLTEAQIQLALLLDNPDSGATNRVEALDWFRRAAETGHVMAQRMLGTRYLQGDGVPADPQEALRWLTLAAKAGDAGAMSNLGYAFARGEGVPQDLEQAAGWYGMGAEHGLGRAMVALARQMEIGSGVPEDFDTALSWYTRALETPDARLARIELGRLAAEGRLDGRAAPQRAVPWVLAAAKAGRDGAIDWLDAQAKAGNIPAQSALARHWFDTDMARHQEALTLMRAAADAGDGPAQFTLAGILARGDHDGTPDYVEAHKWYNIAATFGHPDAPEKREVLGALMTPDQIATAQAAARTWFETDALRVPAPEGN; this comes from the coding sequence ATGACGTCCCTGTTTCGACCCTTTGCCACCCTTTTGCTGGCCTCGGCCACCGCTTTTGCCCCGCTGCCGCTAATCGCGCAGGACGTGGCCGACCCGCCCGCCGAAACGCTGGACGTGCCGGAAATGGCCGCGATCGAACGCGCTTGGGCAGCCGGGGATTTTGTCACAGTGCGGCAGGGCCTCAAGGCACTGGCCGAAGATCCTGGCACGGCACTGGCGCAGTACCGGTATGGCCGCGTGCTGATCGAGGGGCGCGGAGGCCCGCGCGACCCTGCGGGCGCGGCGCTCTGGCTGGACAAAGCCGTGCAACAGAACCACGTCGAGGCCGCCACGCTGCTGGCCCGGATCTATCTCAGCGATGTAGCGGGCGGGCCAGGGCGCGATGCAGCCAAGGCCGCCGATCTGTTAACCCGCGCCGCCACCCGCGGCGATGCCAGCGCGCAATATCTGCTGGGTCTGCTGTATCAAAACGGCCAGGGCGTCGCACGGGATCAGGACGCGGCGTTCAACTGGCTGCTGGCCGCTGCGGAACAGCGTCACGCCATGGCCCAATTCTCGCTAGCCGCGGTTCAGTTCGAAAACAACGATCAAGTCGAGGGACTGCGCTGGTTGCGCGCCGCCGCCGGTGAAGGCCTGACAGAGGCGCAAATCCAGCTTGCCTTGTTGCTGGACAATCCCGACAGCGGTGCCACCAACCGGGTCGAGGCGCTGGACTGGTTCCGCCGCGCGGCAGAAACCGGGCATGTCATGGCCCAGCGAATGCTTGGCACACGCTATCTGCAAGGCGACGGCGTGCCTGCCGACCCGCAAGAGGCGCTCCGCTGGTTGACGCTGGCTGCAAAGGCCGGCGACGCGGGAGCGATGAGCAACCTTGGCTACGCCTTTGCCCGAGGCGAAGGCGTGCCGCAGGATCTGGAACAGGCGGCGGGCTGGTACGGCATGGGGGCCGAACACGGATTGGGGCGCGCCATGGTCGCGCTGGCGCGGCAGATGGAGATTGGCTCTGGCGTGCCCGAGGATTTCGACACCGCGCTGTCGTGGTACACTCGTGCGCTGGAAACCCCGGACGCCCGCCTTGCGCGTATAGAACTGGGGCGGTTAGCGGCCGAAGGGCGTCTTGACGGACGGGCAGCGCCGCAGCGTGCGGTGCCTTGGGTTCTGGCGGCAGCAAAGGCGGGTCGCGACGGTGCAATTGACTGGCTGGACGCGCAGGCGAAGGCCGGAAATATCCCGGCGCAGTCGGCCCTGGCACGGCACTGGTTCGACACTGATATGGCACGTCACCAAGAGGCGCTGACGCTGATGCGCGCGGCGGCGGATGCTGGCGACGGCCCCGCCCAGTTCACCCTCGCCGGAATCCTTGCGCGCGGCGACCATGACGGCACGCCGGACTATGTCGAGGCGCACAAATGGTACAACATCGCGGCTACCTTCGGGCATCCCGACGCGCCGGAAAAACGCGAGGTACTAGGCGCATTGATGACGCCTGATCAGATCGCCACAGCGCAGGCTGCCGCGCGTACATGGTTTGAAACCGACGCCCTGCGCGTGCCAGCCCCAGAGGGCAACTGA
- a CDS encoding tetratricopeptide repeat protein produces MRGLLCPLAVVIAFATAPVLAQGDLLAAAEAGDPAAQLAIAERFENGDGVVQNYARAAQWYDRAAETGNREAANRLGRLYHAGLGVPRDLPRAIALLERAAESGKAGHLYDLALVIEAAQTDEAALTRAATLYRRAAEAGHLDAAVSLGVLLQNGKGVAQDFAEAAALYQRAADTGHARALNNLGLLFVRGDGVPQNYERAAKLFKAAADKGLPEALTNLGVLYENGFGVPQSDDLAAAYYRQGGQGVADPQQTDHLIYDVRLTPPPTDEAALKDLEKAARAGDPVAEFQVAYLVLEDDLRDPRRDIRAALMMHRAAEAGHAPAMANLSLLYFRGLGVPQDFVLGQMWLVLAGTSGFDGAAGLSAHWSGKMTADQINDAQARAEKKWAEWQNESP; encoded by the coding sequence ATGCGCGGCCTGCTTTGCCCCCTTGCCGTCGTGATTGCGTTTGCGACCGCGCCTGTGCTGGCGCAGGGCGACTTGCTTGCCGCCGCCGAGGCAGGCGATCCGGCTGCGCAATTGGCCATCGCCGAAAGATTTGAAAACGGCGATGGCGTAGTGCAGAATTATGCCCGGGCCGCACAATGGTATGACCGCGCCGCAGAGACCGGTAACCGAGAGGCCGCCAACCGGCTGGGACGGTTGTATCACGCCGGTCTGGGTGTACCGCGCGACCTGCCGCGCGCCATCGCCCTGTTGGAACGCGCAGCGGAAAGCGGCAAAGCGGGCCACCTGTATGACTTGGCGTTGGTGATCGAGGCCGCGCAAACGGACGAGGCGGCGCTGACCCGCGCGGCCACTCTTTACCGTCGCGCGGCAGAGGCCGGGCATCTCGATGCGGCGGTCAGCCTTGGCGTTCTGTTGCAGAATGGCAAAGGCGTGGCACAAGATTTTGCCGAGGCTGCCGCGCTGTATCAGAGGGCCGCTGACACTGGACATGCTCGGGCGCTCAACAACCTTGGCTTGCTCTTTGTGCGCGGCGATGGAGTGCCTCAGAATTATGAGCGCGCCGCAAAGTTGTTCAAGGCGGCGGCGGACAAGGGTCTACCCGAGGCCTTGACCAATCTGGGTGTGCTCTACGAAAACGGCTTTGGCGTTCCGCAAAGCGATGACCTGGCCGCGGCCTATTACCGCCAAGGTGGACAGGGCGTTGCGGATCCGCAACAAACCGATCACCTGATTTACGATGTCCGACTTACGCCGCCGCCAACCGACGAAGCCGCGTTGAAGGATCTGGAAAAAGCCGCCCGCGCGGGCGACCCGGTGGCCGAGTTTCAGGTGGCCTATCTAGTGCTTGAGGACGATCTGCGTGATCCGCGCCGCGATATCCGCGCGGCACTGATGATGCACCGCGCCGCCGAAGCGGGGCACGCGCCTGCAATGGCCAATCTTTCGCTATTGTACTTTCGCGGCCTTGGCGTGCCACAGGACTTTGTCCTTGGCCAGATGTGGCTTGTGCTGGCCGGAACCAGCGGTTTTGACGGCGCCGCCGGATTGAGCGCCCATTGGAGCGGGAAGATGACCGCAGACCAGATCAATGACGCGCAAGCACGCGCCGAAAAGAAATGGGCCGAATGGCAAAACGAAAGCCCTTAA